One window of Trichomycterus rosablanca isolate fTriRos1 chromosome 2, fTriRos1.hap1, whole genome shotgun sequence genomic DNA carries:
- the LOC134305951 gene encoding early boundary activity protein 1-like yields MAYMLIQWIEDPPTWDVLPIKKIANGICSVGSICDVFYGDETSPAKILQKGSRSALLKILETLEKRENSAKDTEICGRGQRQKWPPIRLSPATTSEDEEEFLPTNTVRKEKKKEMARTMSKSILMDYKVNQKSSSCVSDSAGPCSPSAFGDSGSQAHNTKVVIKQLSELKEILMGMKEKIENIEKRIIRVESKVLPHETEKVLPPPDNNKKMQTHETVTTLPTQVKIGPNTAITSEQYANVKWTDPKKSTKDLLLAVFGRRKLATHTYTGKCSNAFRGREAKPQLDPDKVCDIINYIRKKFGTDIRLIKQAISQKCADECKMATRKM; encoded by the exons ATGGCCTATATGCTAATACAGTGGATAGAAGATCCACCTACGTGGGATGTTTTGCCTATAAAAAAAATCGCAAATGGAATTTGTTCAGTGGGTTCAATATGTGATGTATTTTATGGCGATGAAACAAGCCCAGCAAAAATTCTACAAAAAG GAAGTAGATCCGCCCTACTGAAAATTTTAGAGACTCTGGAAAAGAGGGAAAATTCTGCGAAGGATACTGAAATTTGTGGCCGTGGTCAGAGGCAAAAATGGCCACCTATCCGCCTCTCGCCAGCTACAACCTCTGAGGATGAG GAAGAATTCCTCCCAACAAATACAgtaaggaaggaaaaaaaaaaagaaatggccAGAACAATGTCAAAGTCCATCCTAATGGATTATAAAGTAAATCAAAAG aGTTCTTCTTGTGTATCTGATTCTGCTGGCCCTTGTTCTCCTAGTGCCTTTGGTGATTCAGGATCTCAG GCACACAATACCAAAGTAGTGATAAAACAACTCTCagaattaaaagaaatactaATGGGGATGAAGGAGAAAATTGAAAATATAGAGAAAAGGATCATTAGAGTGGAAAGCAaag TACTCCCACATGAGACAGAGAAAGTGTTGCCACCgccagataataataaaaaaatgcaaacacaTGAGACTGTAACTACCTTACCCACAcag GTTAAAATTGGACCCAACACAGCAATCACTTCtgagcagtatgcaaatgtaaaATGGACAGACCCAAAGAAATCAACAAAAGATCTATTACTGGCTGTTTTTGGGAGAAGAAAGTTGGcgacacacacctacacagggAAGTGCTCAAACGCCTTTAGGGGAAGAGAGGCCAAACCTCAGCTGGATCCAGACAAAGTGTGTGACATAATAA ACTACATCAGGAAAAAATTTGGCACAGATATTAGACTAATCAAACAAGCCATTTCCCAAAAGTGTGCAGATGAATGTAAAATGGCGACGAGAAAGATGTAG